From a single Plasmodium yoelii strain 17X genome assembly, chromosome: 9 genomic region:
- a CDS encoding sporozoite surface protein essential for liver stage development, putative, whose amino-acid sequence MSNQVLETYECSLLKPQLVNTLYYPADITWKYVLSSKPSGCFGSTKKYVAVPETYTYSYPYYYYYVYYRPYVLGNVTLSIKNADQSKKKVNELNNQEKKEEPSDENGSKTSKKNDECNDRENNTKKYVSILTPPYYIGSLFYPTAIVFP is encoded by the exons ATGTCCAATCAAGTGTTAGAAACATACGAATGCTCCCTTTTAA AGCCTCAACTAGTCAATACTCTTTATTACCCCGCGGATATTACATGGAAGTATGTTTTGAGTTCTAAACCATCAGGCTGTTTTGGAtctacaaaaaaatatgttgcTGTTCCCgaaacatatacatattcCTACccctattattattattatgtatattatcgCCCATATGTACTTGGAAATGTCACATTGAGTATAAAAAATGCGGAtcaaagcaaaaaaaaagtaaatgaattaaataaccaagaaaaaaaagaagagcCAAGTGATGAGAATGGAAGCAaaacttcaaaaaaaaatgatgaatgTAATGATAgagaaaataatacaaaaaaatatgtatcaATATTAACCCCCCCTTACTATATAGGGTCATTATTTTATCCTACTGCTATAGTTTTTCCTTAa
- a CDS encoding apicoplast ribosomal protein S14p/S29e precursor, putative has product MLNFIKWLIAYFVLVHTTAFSIKERHSRYLFLNNYNPIFKKREMQNNINKPYRLNLKKRLDPNNKYTVIKRHEAKIQRNLKRKYLIEKYKEKRALLKKYISEASSPIEYVYWKYKLSSLPRDSCPVRFRNRCAITGRARGYYKFFGLCRHQARALIQKMFFPGFVKASW; this is encoded by the exons ATGctgaattttataaaatggtTAATTGCCTATTTCGTTTTAGTCCATACAACCGCTTTTAGTATCAAGGAGAGGCACAGTcgctatttatttttaaataactaCAACCCAATTTTCAAAAAGAGAGAaatgcaaaataatataaacaaacCTTATcgtttaaatttaaaaaagagATTAGATCCAAATAACAAATATACAGTAATAAAAAGGCATGAAGCTAAGATTCaaagaaatttaaaaagaaaatatctTATTGAAAAATACAAGGAAAAACGAgcattgttaaaaaaatatatatcagaAGCCTCGTCTCCTATTGAATATGTTTATTGGAAATACAAACTATCTTCCTTGCCAAGGGATTCATGCCCTGTCAGATTTAGGAATCGATGTGCAATTACAg gacGAGCAAGAggatattataaattttttggCCTATGTAGACATCAAGCGCGAGCTTTAATCCAAAAAATGTTTTTCCCAGGTTTTGTTAAAGCAAGTTGGTAA
- a CDS encoding UVB-resistance protein UVR8 homologue, putative, which produces MLKTFNILKRNTQLFKNEVRFYSSKKNKVEKKKEKKYNLWRWGCSGDSLFSSMRAGEKNTLPEKIPNFENKQINKLSAGCSHAAFIVDGKIYTYGLNDKGQLGRTVSNGGGKESKISLTPEEIELDDKNIKFKDVCCGYKHTLAVDVNNDLYSWGWGGNFFKGANGLGQGNKNNLMKPQKIEAFNNDNSEFINICCGEQHSLALTKSGKVYGCGKGEFGRLGKGNHGDQLFFEEIDYFTNNNIIIKDIACGNSFSAALSNNGEVYVWGRNDYGQLGIENSIGDLYSHEVYPNKVKYFEIENIKIKLIACGDNHMIACSESNIIYFWGSRAWLEPKAITLNPKYQNSLIKKNIDKIQAGGSTYYYSMLISDNKLYSWGKHNSSCLALKDKKNHNEPTLVDSDLFNNEIICDISCGHGRVLAKTLANA; this is translated from the coding sequence atgctaaaaacttttaatatattaaagcGTAATACGCAGCTATTCAAAAATGAAGTTCGATTTTATAgttctaaaaaaaataaagtagagaaaaaaaaagaaaagaaatataaCTTATGGAGATGGGGATGCTCAGGTGATagtttattttcttcaatgCGAGCGGgcgaaaaaaatacattgcCTGAAAAAATTccaaattttgaaaataaacaaattaataagtTATCAGCGGGGTGTAGTCATGCAGCTTTTATAGTTGATGGaaaaatttatacatatgGATTAAATGATAAAGGCCAATTAGGTAGAACCGTATCAAATGGAGGGGGGAAAGAAAGCAAAATTTCTTTAACTCCTGAAGAAATAGAAttagatgataaaaatataaaatttaaagatGTTTGTTGTGGATATAAACATACCCTAGCTGTTGATgtaaataatgatttatacaGTTGGGGATGGGGtggtaatttttttaaaggaGCTAATGGATTAGGCcaaggaaataaaaataatttaatgaaACCCCAAAAAATAGAAGCatttaataatgataattctgaatttataaatatatgttgtGGTGAACAACATAGTTTAGCTTTAACAAAGAGTGGAAAAGTCTACGGATGTGGAAAGGGAGAATTTGGTAGATTAGGTAAAGGAAATCATGGAgatcaattattttttgaagaAATTGATTATTttactaataataatattattattaaagaTATAGCATGTGGTAATAGCTTTTCAGCGGCTTTATCAAATAATGGTGAAGTATATGTTTGGGGTAGAAATGATTATGGACAATTGGGTATTGAAAATAGTATAGGAGATTTATATTCACATGAAGTTTATCCAAATAAAgttaaatattttgaaattgaaaatattaaaataaaattaattgcATGTGGAGATAATCATATGATTGCTTGTTCAGAaagtaatattatttatttttgggGTTCAAGAGCATGGCTAGAACCTAAAGCTATTACTTTAAATCCAAAATATCAAAACagtttaataaaaaaaaatattgataaaatACAAGCAGGTGGAAGTACCTACTATTATTCTATGCTAATTTCAgacaataaattatattcatgGGGGAAACATAATTCTTCATGCTTAGCTTTAAAGGACAAAAAAAATCACAACGAACCTACACTTGTTGATTCAGACttatttaataatgaaattattTGTGATATATCATGTGGGCATGGAAGAGTCTTGGCTAAAACTCTAGCCAATGCATAA
- a CDS encoding apical exonemal protein, putative, which produces MDKSYIIQKKINYDEIWKDEINEDKDKNNLDEEESYIPHHNILDYTLLYKKYKEKNNIKYYNKLPVNAYRYPLKYKDGCFDALKRELINDQTDKDEYNYSNDDFIKRKKGKLVNNYEGNLRISIPQNSFDETISSDNVNELDTNNKKSLREKIYDGEVMFYDDYIEQLAAKDYERFFKKPYEVKKIDEGGKYYFYGKKLIMDKNEDIYRKYNNYNDEYFIKKLQLYETKKKKKKKNLEDEKKDKQKQNQEKILEMECQKLDYTDQKFIQEIKDENRSKNINIYKFYKNNINIFEKKIPDIIKKELLYGHIPDIILPANIRKTKHPQNCTVPLSSLYAYAQYIDDMFKCPYIYTAIDAELTKYWKTNENDIINNIKSEKIKKSYKKDIYSVTKEQLEQYSKLNKLYDNNKYTNIQDINLSFNFKLQKKERKNETVSNGRYVI; this is translated from the coding sequence atggataagtcttatattatacaaaaaaaaataaattatgatgaAATATGGAAAGACGAAATTAATGAAGATAAAGACAAAAACAATCTTGATGAGGAGGAATCTTATATTCCTCATCATAACATTTTAGAttatacattattatataaaaaatataaagaaaaaaacaatattaaatattataataaattgcCAGTAAATGCTTATCGATATCCACTAAAATATAAGGATGGATGTTTTGATGCTTTAAAAAgagaattaataaatgatcAAACCGACAAAgatgaatataattattcaaatgatgattttataaaacgcaaaaaaggaaaattggTGAATAATTATGAAGGGAATTTGAGAATTTCGATCCCCCAAAATTCATTCGATGAAACAATTTCCAGTGATAATGTAAATGAGTTAgacacaaataataaaaagtcattacgagaaaaaatatatgatggAGAAGTCATGTTTTATGATGATTATATAGAGCAATTAGCCGCCAAAGATTATGAACGTTTTTTTAAGAAACCCtatgaagttaaaaaaatCGATGAAGGGggtaaatattatttttatggaAAGAAATTAATTAtggataaaaatgaagatatctatagaaaatataataattataatgatgaatattttataaaaaaattacaattgtatgaaacaaaaaagaagaaaaaaaaaaaaaatttagaagATGAGAAAAAAGATAAACAGAAACAAAAtcaagaaaaaatattagaaatGGAATGCCAAAAATTGGATTACACAGATCAAAAGTTTATACAAGAAATAAAAGATGAGAATagatcaaaaaatataaatatatataaattttataaaaataatataaacatatttgaaaaaaaaattcctgatataataaaaaaagaattgtTATATGGACACATTCCGGACATTATTTTGCCAGCTAATATCAGAAAAACTAAACACCCACAAAATTGTACTGTTCCATTAAGTAgtttatatgcatatgcacAATACATTGATGATATGTTTAAGTGTCCATATATCTATACCGCTATAGATGCtgaattaacaaaatattggaaaactaatgaaaatgatattataaataatattaaatcagaaaaaattaaaaaatcatataaGAAAGATATATATTCTGTAACCAAAGAGCAATTAGAACAATATAGTAAGCTTAACAAACTATATgataataacaaatatacaaatattcaAGACATaaatttaagttttaatttcaaattacaaaaaaaagaacGGAAAAATGAAACAGTTTCTAATGGAAGATATGTTATATAA
- a CDS encoding mitochondrial ribosomal protein S9 precursor, putative — translation MSMLYVRKIGNILLKADKGKYMCSLPRWINTSSSSKSELNKKRKNDYILSLDEALYLSKEMGIKTTTEMQRIIMRSPPFSNDKSPFVIDNFFENVRKDKDTDEIEEIDKKIKELELESDKKKEDEEETEDSLNNKYNDEEKKMNNNVIDNFFLENFNKKRIKTFIHNNLEWLEESEGIGTNKRSCAYVYIKRGSGIIKINNEEDLYIRWPYFYNRMDVLEPFYLTNTACVYDVFIKLKGGGISGQSKAARLAIGRALLNACPLIHDELNQHDILYEDMRQKFPKMPGRKKSRAMKQWSKR, via the coding sequence ATGAGCATGTTGTATGTAAGAAAAATTgggaatatattattaaaagcGGATAAGGGGAAATATATGTGCAGTTTGCCTAGGTGGATAAATACTTCTTCTTCTTCCAAAAgtgaattaaataaaaaaagaaagaatgattatatattatcattagaTGAAGCATTGTATTTATCTAAAGAAATGGGTATTAAAACAACTACTGAAATGCAAAGAATAATTATGAGATCTCCACCATTTTCTAATGACAAAAGTCCATTTGTTATTGATAACTTTTTTGAAAACGTAAGAAAAGATAAAGATACTGATGAGATTGAAgaaattgataaaaaaatcaagGAGTTAGAACTAGAAtcagataaaaaaaaagaagatgaaGAGGAAACAGAAGAcagtttaaataataaatacaatgacgaagaaaaaaaaatgaataataatgttatagataatttttttcttgaaaattttaataaaaaaagaataaagaCTTTTATTCATAATAATCTTGAATGGTTAGAAGAATCAGAAGGTATAGGAACAAACAAAAGATCATGTGCCtatgtttatataaaaagaGGTAGtggtattataaaaataaataatgaagaagatttatatattcgatggccttatttttataacagaATGGATGTATTAGAACcattttatttaacaaaCACAGCATGTGTATATGatgtatttataaaattaaaaggagGGGGTATTAGTGGTCAATCAAAAGCCGCTAGGTTAGCAATTGGAAGAGCATTATTAAATGCATGTCCCCTTATTCATGATGAGTTAAACCAACatgatattttatatgaagatATGCGACAAAAATTCCCCAAAATGCCAGGACGAAAAAAATCAAGGGCAATGAAACAGTGGTCAAAACGATAA